The Carnobacterium sp. 17-4 genome has a window encoding:
- the glnA gene encoding type I glutamate--ammonia ligase, producing MKNFTRKEIEVSAKEQNVRYLRLMFTDIDGTIKNVEVPISQLEKVMENKMMFDGSSIDGFVRIEESDMILRPDLSTWLIFPWEEVNGKVARLICDIYNPDGTPFSGDPRNNLKRVLKEMEEQGYTDFNLGPEPEFFLFKLDENGKPTTELNDNGGYFDFAPTDLGENCRRDIVLQLEDLGFEIEASHHETAPGQHEIDWKYASAIEACDNIQTFKLIVKTVARKHGLHATFMPKPLFGVSGSGMHFNMSLFNNEGNVLCDESDDLGLSKTAYHFLAGILDHALGYTAICNPTVNSYKRLIPGYEAPVYIAWSARNRSPLVRIPSSRGISTRIELRSVDPSANPYLAVAVLLQSGLDGVKKESKVPQPIDRNIYRMSSEERYKKGIKDLPSTLHNAVKYLQEDKVVQNALGDHIYKSFVSAKRVEWAAYREQVSEWEKDKYLTLY from the coding sequence ATGAAGAATTTTACACGCAAAGAAATAGAAGTTAGTGCCAAGGAACAAAATGTTCGTTATTTAAGATTGATGTTTACAGATATTGACGGAACCATCAAAAATGTTGAGGTTCCAATTAGTCAATTAGAAAAAGTTATGGAAAATAAAATGATGTTTGATGGTTCTTCTATCGATGGATTCGTAAGAATTGAAGAAAGTGATATGATTTTACGCCCTGATTTATCTACTTGGTTGATTTTCCCTTGGGAAGAAGTAAACGGAAAAGTTGCTCGTTTGATTTGTGATATTTATAATCCCGATGGTACGCCGTTTTCAGGAGATCCTAGAAACAATTTAAAGCGTGTTCTGAAAGAAATGGAAGAACAAGGCTATACAGATTTTAACTTAGGGCCTGAACCGGAATTTTTCTTATTTAAATTAGATGAAAACGGAAAACCGACAACTGAATTAAATGATAATGGCGGCTATTTCGATTTTGCACCAACAGATCTAGGTGAAAACTGTCGTCGTGACATTGTATTGCAACTTGAAGACTTAGGCTTTGAAATTGAAGCCAGCCATCATGAAACGGCTCCAGGTCAACATGAGATCGATTGGAAATACGCGAGTGCAATAGAAGCTTGTGACAATATCCAAACCTTTAAGTTGATTGTTAAAACTGTTGCTCGTAAACATGGTCTGCATGCCACTTTTATGCCGAAACCTTTATTCGGCGTGAGTGGTTCTGGAATGCACTTTAATATGTCTTTGTTTAACAATGAAGGAAATGTTTTGTGTGATGAATCGGATGACCTAGGTTTAAGTAAAACAGCTTACCACTTCTTAGCAGGTATATTGGATCATGCTTTGGGATACACAGCGATTTGTAACCCGACTGTAAATTCTTATAAGCGATTGATTCCTGGCTATGAAGCGCCTGTATACATTGCGTGGAGCGCTCGCAATCGTTCACCTCTCGTACGTATCCCAAGTTCAAGAGGAATCTCTACTAGAATAGAGTTACGAAGCGTAGATCCTAGCGCAAATCCTTATTTAGCAGTAGCGGTATTATTACAATCAGGATTAGATGGCGTGAAGAAAGAAAGCAAAGTCCCTCAACCAATTGACCGTAATATCTACCGTATGTCTTCAGAAGAAAGATATAAAAAAGGTATCAAAGATCTTCCATCTACTTTGCACAATGCTGTAAAATATCTGCAAGAAGATAAAGTTGTGCAAAATGCATTAGGAGATCATATTTACAAAAGTTTTGTTAGCGCCAAACGTGTAGAATGGGCTGCTTATCGTGAACAAGTTTCTGAGTGGGAAAAAGATAAGTACCTAACGTTGTATTGA
- a CDS encoding MerR family transcriptional regulator, which produces MNEKELRRSMSVFPIGTVMTLTDLSARQIRYYEEQELISPERNEGNRRMYSLNDIDVLLEIKDYLADGINMAGIKRIYELKEKEVENEEQSVLTDEDVRRILQDEFLALRGMNPKGPSRFF; this is translated from the coding sequence ATGAACGAGAAAGAGCTAAGGCGTTCCATGTCTGTATTTCCAATTGGAACAGTCATGACATTGACGGACTTATCTGCACGTCAAATTCGGTATTACGAAGAACAAGAATTGATTTCTCCTGAACGTAATGAGGGGAATAGAAGAATGTATTCTTTAAATGATATAGATGTTCTTCTGGAAATCAAAGACTATTTAGCAGATGGCATCAATATGGCAGGAATAAAACGTATCTATGAATTAAAAGAAAAAGAAGTTGAAAACGAAGAGCAATCTGTTTTAACAGATGAAGACGTTCGTCGAATTTTACAAGATGAATTTTTAGCTCTACGAGGAATGAATCCAAAAGGTCCTTCACGTTTCTTTTAA
- a CDS encoding methionine gamma-lyase family protein has protein sequence MSWNKNYAPELIEKIKAVEEKIKPIHDQIHEIALFNQNKVLQSFRNKKITEQHFTPSTGYGYDDFGRDALEEVYAEVFGAEAGLVRPQIISGTHAISTALFGVMRPGDDLLYITGTPYDTLLEIVGATGNGIGSFKEYQMGFDQVDLLSDGTVDFEAVKEKINAKTKMVAIQRSRGYASRPSFTISQIEEMIQFVKGIDPEIIVFVDNCYGEFVEGQEPIEVGADLMAGSLIKNPGGGLAKTGGYIVGKTELIDACGYRLTTPGIGREAGASLYSLQEMYQGFFMAPHTVGEAIKGAVYTAALLDACGIESTPKWDDKRTDLIQMISLNDKEKMVKFAQTIQKYSPINAHVSPIGAYMPGYEDDVIMAAGTFIQGSSMELTADGPIRAPYTLYVQGGLTYEHVKLAVSSAVEELFFQL, from the coding sequence ATGAGTTGGAACAAAAACTATGCACCCGAATTAATTGAAAAAATTAAAGCAGTAGAAGAAAAAATCAAGCCTATCCATGATCAGATTCATGAAATAGCATTATTCAATCAAAATAAAGTCTTGCAAAGTTTTAGAAATAAAAAAATCACGGAACAACATTTTACCCCCTCTACAGGATATGGGTACGATGATTTTGGAAGAGACGCTTTAGAAGAAGTATATGCTGAAGTCTTTGGAGCTGAAGCGGGTTTAGTTCGACCGCAGATCATTTCTGGGACACACGCTATCTCGACGGCTTTATTTGGTGTGATGCGCCCTGGAGATGATTTATTGTACATCACGGGGACTCCTTATGATACACTGCTTGAAATTGTGGGTGCTACTGGAAATGGCATTGGATCATTTAAAGAATACCAGATGGGATTTGATCAGGTAGATTTATTGTCGGATGGAACAGTGGATTTTGAAGCAGTAAAAGAAAAAATAAATGCGAAAACAAAAATGGTAGCTATCCAACGTTCTAGAGGTTATGCAAGCAGACCGTCATTTACGATAAGCCAAATTGAAGAAATGATTCAATTTGTTAAAGGGATCGATCCAGAAATCATTGTCTTTGTTGATAATTGTTATGGGGAATTCGTGGAAGGGCAAGAACCAATCGAAGTTGGAGCAGACTTGATGGCGGGATCATTAATCAAGAATCCAGGCGGAGGTTTAGCTAAAACAGGTGGGTATATTGTCGGAAAAACAGAACTGATTGATGCTTGTGGGTATCGCTTGACAACGCCCGGTATTGGTAGAGAAGCTGGTGCCTCTTTATATAGCTTACAAGAAATGTATCAAGGATTTTTCATGGCTCCTCATACTGTTGGTGAAGCCATAAAAGGAGCTGTTTATACAGCTGCACTTTTAGATGCTTGTGGTATTGAAAGTACACCAAAGTGGGATGATAAGCGAACGGATTTAATTCAAATGATTTCGTTGAATGACAAAGAAAAAATGGTTAAATTTGCGCAGACGATTCAAAAATATTCTCCTATCAATGCACATGTTTCTCCTATTGGTGCCTATATGCCTGGTTATGAAGATGATGTCATTATGGCAGCAGGAACCTTTATCCAGGGTTCAAGTATGGAATTAACGGCTGATGGCCCTATTCGTGCGCCATATACCTTATATGTCCAAGGTGGTTTGACGTATGAGCACGTCAAGTTAGCGGTCAGTTCTGCTGTAGAAGAATTATTTTTCCAATTATAA
- the hflX gene encoding GTPase HflX, which produces METKETAETVERVILVGVQTRESDQDFRYSLTELAQLTETALGEVVGELTQKRDRVDSRTFLGKGKMEELISLVDELEADTVIFNQGLTPGQTRNIQKLLLDDVKVIDRIQLILDIFAMRAKSKEGKLQVELAQLQYLLPRLAGQGINLSRLGGGIGTRGPGETKLETDRRHIRDQITDIKRDLAETEKHRSRTREQRKESGTFQIGLMGYTNAGKSTLLNKLTQADTYEENQLFATLDPLTRQLLLPSGMTVTLTDTVGFIQDLPTQLIESFKSTLEETKGVDLLLHVVDASAENMAGHEQTVVQLLKELGMESIPMITVYNKKDLVEDAFYPSLFPNVFISANDPEDINQLLSEIMNKMKELMVPYRIEVEVSRGEQLVRLKRETLVESEEYDEEKNVYVVKGYAKVESKWNGENQTS; this is translated from the coding sequence ATGGAAACAAAAGAAACAGCTGAAACAGTAGAACGCGTCATCCTTGTAGGGGTGCAAACAAGAGAAAGCGATCAAGATTTCCGTTATTCGTTGACAGAATTGGCACAATTGACAGAAACTGCTCTTGGAGAAGTAGTAGGGGAACTTACTCAAAAAAGAGATCGAGTCGATTCACGTACCTTTTTAGGCAAAGGGAAAATGGAAGAGTTGATTTCTTTAGTGGATGAACTAGAAGCAGACACTGTTATCTTTAATCAAGGTTTAACACCTGGACAAACAAGAAACATTCAAAAACTTCTTTTGGATGACGTAAAAGTGATTGACCGTATTCAATTGATTTTAGATATTTTTGCAATGAGGGCTAAAAGTAAAGAAGGTAAATTACAAGTTGAGTTAGCTCAATTGCAATACTTGTTGCCGCGATTAGCCGGTCAAGGAATCAATTTGTCACGGTTAGGTGGAGGAATTGGAACACGTGGTCCAGGGGAAACAAAATTGGAAACGGATCGTCGTCATATTCGTGATCAAATTACTGATATCAAACGAGATCTTGCTGAAACCGAAAAACACCGAAGCCGTACGCGTGAACAACGCAAGGAGAGCGGAACTTTTCAAATTGGTTTAATGGGGTATACAAATGCTGGGAAATCTACCTTGTTAAATAAGTTGACTCAAGCAGATACGTACGAAGAAAACCAATTGTTTGCGACCTTAGATCCCTTGACTCGGCAATTATTGTTGCCAAGTGGAATGACGGTTACATTAACAGATACCGTTGGCTTTATTCAAGATTTGCCAACCCAATTAATTGAATCCTTTAAATCAACTTTAGAAGAAACGAAGGGCGTCGACCTGTTGCTGCATGTAGTAGATGCTTCTGCTGAAAATATGGCTGGACATGAACAGACAGTAGTTCAACTGTTGAAAGAATTAGGTATGGAATCTATTCCAATGATCACAGTGTACAATAAAAAAGATCTCGTCGAGGATGCATTCTATCCATCGCTTTTCCCTAATGTTTTTATCTCGGCGAATGATCCTGAAGATATCAATCAATTGCTGTCTGAGATCATGAACAAAATGAAAGAATTGATGGTCCCTTACCGGATTGAAGTTGAAGTTAGTCGTGGAGAACAGTTGGTTCGCTTAAAAAGAGAAACGCTTGTTGAATCAGAAGAATACGATGAAGAAAAAAATGTTTATGTAGTAAAAGGCTATGCGAAAGTAGAGTCGAAATGGAATGGAGAGAATCAAACGTCATGA
- the miaA gene encoding tRNA (adenosine(37)-N6)-dimethylallyltransferase MiaA, whose protein sequence is MKENSVKKKKIIIIVGPTAVGKTSLSIFLAKAVNGEVISGDSMQIYRNLTIGTAKVSKEEQQEIPHYLIDEVDVTTSYAVSDFQKRARFLIEEISARGKVPIIVGGTGLYIESLLYDVTFGGSGENDLAFREAQEALAIEKGNHYLWEQLIKVDPVAAENIHFNNRRRIIRALEVYHVTGQPFSSYQSERQEKELLYDAKIIGLTTEREELYKRINLRVEHMLEAGLIQEAEWLYQQQLPDAQASKGIGYKELVPYFEKKATLQEAQEAIQQNSRRYAKRQLTWFKNRLENVEWFDLLASLEEEEHIKNEVKRFLKE, encoded by the coding sequence ATGAAGGAGAATAGCGTGAAAAAGAAAAAAATTATTATCATCGTAGGACCAACGGCTGTTGGAAAAACAAGTTTAAGTATTTTCTTAGCTAAAGCTGTCAATGGTGAGGTTATTAGTGGCGATTCTATGCAGATTTACCGCAACTTAACTATTGGAACAGCTAAAGTTTCCAAAGAAGAACAACAAGAAATCCCGCATTACTTGATTGATGAAGTAGATGTCACAACAAGTTATGCAGTATCCGACTTTCAAAAGCGAGCGCGGTTTTTGATTGAGGAGATCTCTGCTAGAGGAAAAGTACCAATTATTGTTGGTGGCACAGGGTTGTATATTGAATCGTTGCTATATGATGTAACCTTTGGCGGCAGTGGCGAGAATGATCTCGCTTTTCGTGAAGCTCAAGAAGCATTAGCTATAGAAAAAGGGAATCACTATTTATGGGAACAGTTAATTAAAGTGGATCCTGTTGCTGCTGAAAACATCCATTTTAATAATCGTCGGCGTATCATTCGAGCTCTTGAAGTCTATCATGTAACTGGTCAACCTTTTTCCAGTTATCAAAGTGAACGCCAAGAGAAAGAACTGCTCTATGATGCTAAAATTATCGGGTTAACGACTGAACGAGAAGAATTGTATAAGCGAATCAATCTTCGTGTAGAGCACATGCTTGAAGCAGGATTGATTCAAGAAGCTGAGTGGCTGTATCAACAACAATTACCGGATGCCCAAGCTTCAAAAGGGATTGGGTACAAAGAATTGGTTCCCTATTTTGAAAAAAAAGCTACTTTACAAGAAGCGCAAGAAGCGATCCAACAGAACTCAAGAAGATACGCTAAACGTCAGCTTACGTGGTTTAAAAATAGATTAGAAAACGTAGAATGGTTTGATCTATTGGCTTCTCTTGAAGAAGAGGAACACATCAAAAACGAAGTGAAAAGATTTTTAAAAGAATAA
- a CDS encoding glycerophosphodiester phosphodiesterase, protein MNQTKIIAHRGSKGTHPENTLEAIEEAVRVGSDGLEIDVHLSLDKEMIVIHDETVDRTTSGKGKVKDLTLTELKKMDAGNWFAPEYSNCRIPTLKEVFYFLEKIDYKGLVNIELKTDCYSYPGIEEKVIAFVAEKNWSFTVEYSSFNYQTLIRLKRVDSSCKIALLFKNSGENIAFLGSDIPVRMWHPQLSWFRSISLFRAPEIPVRVWTVNKSEDIQFCLSKQVAGIITDYPQKALEIRNNL, encoded by the coding sequence ATGAACCAAACGAAAATTATCGCTCATCGTGGAAGCAAAGGAACACATCCAGAGAATACATTAGAAGCAATCGAAGAAGCTGTTCGAGTGGGAAGCGATGGCCTTGAAATAGATGTACATTTAAGTTTAGATAAAGAAATGATCGTTATTCATGATGAAACTGTTGATCGTACAACAAGTGGAAAAGGAAAAGTTAAAGATTTAACGTTAACGGAACTGAAAAAAATGGATGCAGGTAATTGGTTTGCGCCTGAATACAGCAATTGTCGTATTCCAACATTAAAGGAAGTTTTTTATTTTCTTGAAAAAATAGATTACAAAGGATTAGTCAATATTGAGCTCAAAACAGATTGTTATTCATATCCCGGTATTGAGGAAAAAGTAATAGCCTTTGTAGCTGAAAAAAATTGGTCGTTTACTGTAGAATATTCTAGTTTTAATTATCAAACATTAATTCGACTAAAAAGAGTGGATTCTTCTTGTAAGATCGCTCTCTTATTTAAAAATAGTGGCGAAAACATTGCTTTTTTAGGTTCGGATATTCCGGTTAGGATGTGGCATCCTCAATTGAGTTGGTTCAGAAGCATTAGCCTTTTTCGAGCGCCAGAGATCCCGGTACGTGTCTGGACTGTCAATAAAAGTGAAGACATCCAATTTTGTTTAAGCAAACAAGTAGCAGGTATTATTACTGATTACCCTCAAAAGGCTCTTGAGATTAGAAATAATTTGTAA
- a CDS encoding excisionase family DNA-binding protein encodes MYLTIEETAEYLDLSITDITRLIREKQIRTLSDGETILIYKEQFNLYLQEIEKYKKDLQDYLNEPIPEDIDIKDED; translated from the coding sequence ATGTATTTAACGATTGAAGAAACCGCAGAATATTTAGACCTGTCCATCACCGATATTACACGTCTTATTCGCGAAAAACAGATTCGCACCTTATCAGATGGCGAAACCATTTTAATTTATAAAGAACAATTCAATTTATATTTACAGGAAATTGAAAAATACAAAAAAGATTTACAAGATTATTTAAACGAACCTATTCCTGAAGATATTGATATAAAAGACGAAGATTAA
- a CDS encoding rhodanese-like domain-containing protein has translation MDTGQMINIVLWIIIIVWAGYEIYSYFRRKNASIELTEEEFKKDMRKVQLIDVREKKDYDAGHILGARNIPYSTLKTRIVEIRKDQPVYLYDHNKAVSLRAAVRLRKEGHTDIHHLKGGYRDWTGKTKATQ, from the coding sequence TTGGATACAGGTCAAATGATTAATATCGTTTTATGGATCATCATTATTGTATGGGCAGGTTACGAAATCTATAGTTATTTCAGACGCAAAAATGCTTCAATTGAATTAACAGAGGAAGAGTTTAAAAAAGACATGCGAAAAGTTCAATTAATTGATGTCCGTGAGAAAAAAGATTATGATGCAGGGCACATCTTAGGAGCTAGAAATATTCCGTATTCAACTTTAAAAACACGTATCGTTGAAATAAGAAAAGACCAACCTGTTTATCTTTATGATCACAATAAAGCAGTTAGTTTACGAGCGGCTGTTCGTTTGCGTAAGGAAGGCCACACGGATATTCACCATCTTAAAGGCGGTTATCGTGATTGGACTGGAAAAACGAAAGCAACACAATAA
- a CDS encoding ROK family glucokinase, whose protein sequence is MTKKIIGIDLGGTTVKFAILTSEGDIQQKWSLVTDTTENGSRIVPAIVESINEQLEKYQLTPDDFIGIGMGSPGTVDRKAGTVIGAYNLNWKTSQPVKKIIEEGTGISFAIDNDANVAALGERWKGAGANEEDVVFITLGTGVGGGIIAGGRLIHGVAGAAGELGHITVDPEGYDCTCGKKGCLETVASATGVVRLARDFSEDYAGESQLKYNIDDGQLITAKDVFDFAKENDKLAVLVVEKVAYFLGLACASVANTLNPSTIVIGGGVSNAGVFLVDQIKVYFDKFTYPTIRETTKIRLAQLGNNAGVVGASSLIKEHLNGTL, encoded by the coding sequence ATGACAAAAAAAATCATTGGAATCGATTTAGGTGGAACAACTGTAAAATTTGCTATTCTAACAAGTGAAGGGGATATTCAACAAAAATGGAGTCTTGTAACAGACACAACTGAAAACGGATCACGAATTGTTCCAGCTATTGTTGAATCGATCAATGAGCAGCTTGAAAAATATCAATTAACTCCAGATGACTTCATTGGAATCGGGATGGGATCGCCCGGAACGGTTGATCGTAAAGCCGGAACCGTTATTGGTGCATATAACTTGAATTGGAAAACAAGCCAGCCGGTTAAAAAAATAATCGAAGAAGGCACTGGAATTTCATTTGCTATCGATAATGATGCAAATGTAGCGGCTCTTGGCGAACGCTGGAAGGGCGCTGGAGCAAATGAAGAAGATGTCGTGTTTATCACTTTAGGAACTGGTGTTGGTGGTGGAATTATTGCTGGTGGACGGTTAATTCATGGTGTTGCTGGTGCTGCAGGAGAACTTGGACATATTACAGTGGATCCAGAAGGATACGACTGTACATGTGGAAAGAAAGGTTGTCTGGAGACTGTAGCAAGTGCTACAGGAGTTGTGCGTTTAGCTAGAGACTTTTCAGAAGATTACGCTGGCGAATCACAATTGAAATACAATATTGACGATGGTCAATTAATAACTGCCAAAGATGTTTTTGATTTTGCGAAAGAAAATGACAAATTAGCTGTTCTAGTGGTAGAAAAAGTAGCTTACTTTTTAGGCTTAGCATGTGCGAGTGTTGCAAATACGTTAAATCCATCTACCATTGTAATTGGCGGAGGTGTTTCTAATGCTGGAGTATTCTTAGTTGATCAAATCAAAGTATATTTTGATAAATTTACTTATCCAACTATTCGTGAAACGACAAAAATTAGATTAGCTCAATTAGGAAACAATGCAGGTGTAGTTGGAGCCAGTTCATTAATTAAAGAACATTTGAATGGAACTCTTTAA
- a CDS encoding YqgQ family protein has protein sequence MRTLYDVQQLLKRFGIYVYIGKRIWDIELMMVELKKLHENGLIENDEYLPALLILKQEHRKEDEQTKE, from the coding sequence GTGAGGACATTATATGATGTACAACAATTATTGAAACGCTTTGGTATCTATGTGTATATTGGAAAACGAATTTGGGATATTGAATTAATGATGGTTGAATTAAAAAAACTGCATGAAAACGGGCTGATAGAAAATGATGAATATTTGCCCGCTTTACTAATTTTAAAACAAGAGCATCGTAAAGAAGACGAACAAACAAAAGAATAA
- a CDS encoding rhomboid family intramembrane serine protease, with protein MKLKRFFRKPVVTYALLIIQILAFVLMTLDGGSTNVATLIKYGAKFNPYIVLGEWWRLITPMFLHIGFIHLLMNSVILYYLGEQLEGMFGHLRFAGIYLLSGIAGNLASFAFSDALSAGASTALFGLFGSTIMLGQTFKHNPAIQQMAKSFGTLIIINIVFGIFSSSIDMAGHLGGLLGGFLIATAISVPNPLKTWRNKRLIYGVLFLLMVIVFAYIGYLNTAVPLFGL; from the coding sequence ATGAAATTAAAGCGTTTTTTTAGAAAACCAGTTGTAACCTATGCTCTTTTGATCATTCAAATTTTGGCATTTGTTTTAATGACTTTAGATGGTGGAAGCACTAATGTTGCTACATTAATAAAATATGGAGCAAAGTTTAACCCGTATATTGTTTTAGGAGAATGGTGGAGATTGATTACACCGATGTTCTTGCATATCGGATTTATTCATTTATTAATGAATTCAGTGATTCTGTACTATTTAGGTGAACAATTAGAAGGTATGTTTGGTCATTTACGATTTGCTGGAATCTACTTACTTAGCGGTATAGCTGGAAATCTTGCGAGTTTTGCTTTTAGTGACGCTTTGTCTGCCGGTGCGAGTACAGCTTTATTCGGTCTATTTGGATCGACCATTATGCTTGGACAGACGTTTAAACACAATCCTGCAATCCAACAGATGGCGAAAAGTTTTGGTACGTTGATCATTATCAATATTGTATTTGGAATATTTAGTTCTTCTATTGATATGGCCGGGCATCTAGGGGGCTTGTTAGGCGGTTTCTTAATTGCCACAGCAATCAGTGTGCCTAATCCGTTAAAAACCTGGAGAAACAAGCGTTTGATTTATGGCGTCCTCTTTCTCTTAATGGTTATTGTTTTTGCTTATATAGGATACCTTAATACCGCTGTTCCTCTATTTGGACTTTAG
- the rpmG gene encoding 50S ribosomal protein L33, which yields MRVNITLECTECKERNYISKKNKRNSPDRVEFKKYCPRERVVTLHRETK from the coding sequence ATGCGTGTAAACATCACATTGGAATGTACAGAATGTAAAGAACGTAATTACATCTCAAAGAAAAACAAACGTAACAGTCCGGACCGTGTTGAATTCAAAAAATACTGCCCGCGCGAACGTGTTGTAACTTTACATCGTGAAACAAAATAA